The genomic segment TTGAAAACCACCCTGACTTTATTCTTCCTCACTCTAGAAAAAATGAAGTTGTATCTTTTATAAAACAAGGATTACAGGATTTATCTATTTCGAGAAATACATTTGAATGGGGAATTCCTATTGAATTTGCACCTGGACATATTACATATGTTTGGTTTGATGCTTTAACTAACTACTTAACTGCTGTTGGTTATGAAAATAATCCTGAACTTTTTGATAAATTCTGGAATAATAGCGAAGTATTACACCTTTTAGGAAAAGATATTCTTAGATTCCATGCTATTATATGGCCTTGTATGCTTTTATCTGCAGGAATAAAATTACCTAACAAAATTGTAGCTCACGGATGGTGGACTTCTGAAGGGGAAAAAATGTCTAAATCTAAAGGAAATGTTGTTGCTCCAATGGATGAAATTGCTAAATATGGTGTAGACGCATTTAGATATTGCCTAATGAGAGAAGTTAACTTTGGAAATGATGGAGATTATTCTACACCTTCAATTGTAACAAGAATAAATTCAGATTTAGCTAATGATTTAGGAAACTTATTAAATAGAACTTTAGGAATGTATGGAAAGTATTTTAATGGAGTAGTTTTAAAAGGTGAAGCTTTTGAAGAGATTGATGACTCTGTTAAAAATCTTTGGAAAGAGACTGTTGAAGCTGTCGATTATCACATGAATAGAGTTGAATTCTCTAGAGCTCTTGAAGCTATTTGGAAATTTATTTCAAGAATGAATAAATATGTAGATGAAACAGCTCCTTGGCTTCTTATTAAAGATGAAAATAAAACAGAAAGATTAGCAACTGTTATGAACTTCTTAGTTCAATCACTTTATAAAGTAGCTGTTCTTACAGCACCTTATATGCCTACTGCTTCTCAAAAAATATGGAATCAATTAGGATTTACTTCTAATATTTTAGATGCTAAATTAGATGATGTAGATGGATGGAACTTACTTTCAGAAGGGCATATTTTAGGAACTGCTGAGCCTATTTTCCCAAGACTTGAAGTGGAGAAAAAAGAAGCTAAAAAAGATCCACTAGCTATTAATGAAGATTTAACTGTGGAAAATCCAATTGAGATTGCTGATTTTGATAAAATTGATATACAGGTTGTTGAAATCTTAGAAGCTAGTAATATTGAAGGAGCTGATAAACTTCTTAAATTTAAAGTAAAAACAGCTAACGAAGTAAGACAAATCGTTTCAGGAATTGCAAAATATTATCCAACTCCATCTGAACTTGTTGGAAAAAAGGTTTTAGCTATTTTAAATCTTCCAGCTGTTAAATTAAGAGGAGTTCTTTCTCAAGGAATGTTACTTAGCTCTACTGAAAAGAAAAGATTAAAACTTGTCGAGGTAGATTCAAGTGTTAAAATTGGATCTAAGATAAAGTAGTTTTAGGGGGAATTATTAATGAAAAAAGTTACAAAAGCCGTTATACCTGCTGCAGGATTAGGAACAAGAGTTTTACCTGCTACAAAAGCTCAACCAAAGGAGATGCTTGTTATTGTTGATAAGCCTTCTTTGCAGTATATTGTTGAAGAACTTGTAGAATCTGGAATAACTGACATTGTTATTGTTACTGGAAGAAATAAAAATTCTATTGAAGATCACTTTGATTTTTCATATGAACTTGAAAACACACTTGAAAGAGATGGGAAATTCGAACTTTTAAAAAAGATTGATGATATTTCAAGTATGGCTAATATCTACTATGTTAGACAAAATCATCCACTAGGGCTAGGTCATGCCATTTTGAAAGCTAAATCATTTATTGGAGATGAGCCTTTTGTTATTGCTTTAGGTGATGATATTGTTTATAATCCTGATGCTCCTGTTGCTAAACAGCTTATAGATGTTTATGAAAAATATGGCTCAAGTGTTATTGGAGTTCAAGAGGTTGCAAACGAAGATGTTTCTAAATATGGTATTGTAAAACCTTCTGCAACATTAGATGAGAATACTGTAGAAATGGTCGATTTTATTGAAAAACCCTCATTAGAGGAAGCTCCATCTAATTTAGCATGTCTTGGTAGATATCTTTTATCTGGTGATATTTTTAAATATTTAGAAACTACTGAACCTGGTAAAGGCGGAGAAATTCAACTTACTGATGCTATATTAAAAATGTTAAATGATGACCAAAAAGTAATTGCTCATAATTTCCAAGGTAAAAGGTATGATATTGGAAATAGTGCGACACGTTTCGTAATGAAAAGTTACGACATGTTAAAAGTAGCTTAGAACTCTAAGTGAATTAACAGAGAACTATATTTTCGAGAAGTGGAATGATGGAGTAACGCCCTGAAACGCTTCCCCTGATACTCCGATATGCGTTTGGTGCTAACAAACTTAATCTATATTAAATATAGATTAAGTTGCTAAAATGTATAAAGCTCGGTGAAGTCGGTTGAGAATTATCCCTAACAGTTAGGCTGAGGAAATGCGAACCAGAGGTGGTCGAGGTAAAGATAGGCCGGGGGTCAAATCTATATGGTTAGAATGTACGGAAGTACTGACAAAGTTGTGAATGTACGGGTCTAAACGATGATACAATAGAAATGTTGTAACTACAAATTGTAGGGTAAGTGGCGATTAGTAAAAATTGTTTCTATGAAAATCGCTATACTGTTAAAGGCGGTATCCAGCTTACAGGCTCATAACAACGACCTAAGTAGATTTAATGATAGGAAATATGGAACGTGGAAAGCAAAACACAACGCTAAGCTTTGTTAGAGTTTGTTGGTGAATATAAGTTAATAGATATTAACGAAATTTCTTTAGTTTTGTGAGAGCAGGGGCACAGTACCAATGAAACCATGATAATAAGTGGTGGAGGGATAGCCCCAAGTCAATAATTTTAAATTTGTTTTAGTTTAGAATTAATAGATTAATGGTAGTAAACCGAGAAAATAAAGTTTCCTATTTCTTAGGAAGAAGGAGACGAACAATCTATGAGTTTAATAGACTTGATAATTGATGAATCAAATATAAGAAAAGCTATATGTACGCTAAAAACCAATAGAGGAAGTAAAACTCCCGGAGTGAACGGCGAAACCATAAGCGATATAATAAAAATTGAAGATGAAATAGTAAAGCGAATTAAATATGAATTAAAGGGCAAATATACACCTGGTACAGTAAAGAGAGTAGAAATACCTAAAGGGGATGGTAGTACTAGACCGCTTGGAATCCCAGAAATATATGATAGATTAGTTCAATTATGTATAAAGCAGGTTTTAGAACCTATTGTAGATAAAGAATTTTATCATAATTCATACGGTTTTCGGCCAAATCGAAGTACAGAGCACGCTATCGCCGTATGTTACCAGATTGTAAATATCTCAAAATTACATTTTGTAGTAGATATTGATATAAAAGGATTTTTCGATAATATAAATCATAAAAAGTTAATAAAACAGTTACAGCGATTTAAAGCTATTGACAAGAAAACCCTATCAATAATAAAATGTATGTTGAAAGTGGAAACATTACTTCCAAATAGAGAAATTGTTTTCTCTGACAAAGGAACA from the Candidatus Cetobacterium colombiensis genome contains:
- the metG gene encoding methionine--tRNA ligase yields the protein MSKNFYVTTPIYYVNGDPHVGSAYTTIAADVLARYKKSKGFDVFFLTGTDEHGQKVEEAAKMRDLTPQAWTDSMAPRFIDMWKALDINYTDFIRTTEPRHKDAVKKILKTVHDKGDIYKGEYEGKYCVSCETFVPENQIVNGNHCPDCGKELRTVKEESYFFKMSKYQDALLEHIENHPDFILPHSRKNEVVSFIKQGLQDLSISRNTFEWGIPIEFAPGHITYVWFDALTNYLTAVGYENNPELFDKFWNNSEVLHLLGKDILRFHAIIWPCMLLSAGIKLPNKIVAHGWWTSEGEKMSKSKGNVVAPMDEIAKYGVDAFRYCLMREVNFGNDGDYSTPSIVTRINSDLANDLGNLLNRTLGMYGKYFNGVVLKGEAFEEIDDSVKNLWKETVEAVDYHMNRVEFSRALEAIWKFISRMNKYVDETAPWLLIKDENKTERLATVMNFLVQSLYKVAVLTAPYMPTASQKIWNQLGFTSNILDAKLDDVDGWNLLSEGHILGTAEPIFPRLEVEKKEAKKDPLAINEDLTVENPIEIADFDKIDIQVVEILEASNIEGADKLLKFKVKTANEVRQIVSGIAKYYPTPSELVGKKVLAILNLPAVKLRGVLSQGMLLSSTEKKRLKLVEVDSSVKIGSKIK
- the galU gene encoding UTP--glucose-1-phosphate uridylyltransferase GalU, which produces MKKVTKAVIPAAGLGTRVLPATKAQPKEMLVIVDKPSLQYIVEELVESGITDIVIVTGRNKNSIEDHFDFSYELENTLERDGKFELLKKIDDISSMANIYYVRQNHPLGLGHAILKAKSFIGDEPFVIALGDDIVYNPDAPVAKQLIDVYEKYGSSVIGVQEVANEDVSKYGIVKPSATLDENTVEMVDFIEKPSLEEAPSNLACLGRYLLSGDIFKYLETTEPGKGGEIQLTDAILKMLNDDQKVIAHNFQGKRYDIGNSATRFVMKSYDMLKVA